The proteins below come from a single Aquarana catesbeiana isolate 2022-GZ linkage group LG12, ASM4218655v1, whole genome shotgun sequence genomic window:
- the SLC16A3 gene encoding monocarboxylate transporter 4 — protein sequence MGAVVIDDNPSPIKAPDGGWSWAVLFGCFVITGFSYAFPKAVSVFFKELIREFGVGYSDTAWISSILLAMLYGTGPLCSICVNRFGCRPVMMVGGLFASLGMVCASFCTSIITVYLTAGVITGLGLALNFQPSLIMLNRYFDKRRPLANGLAAAGSPVFLCCLSPLGQILQHKFGWRGGFLILGGLLLNCCACGALMRPLEPTKEEKQKIKEKEIEESKDLQKKPRKLLDFTVFRDRGFVIYTIAASIMVLGLFVPPVFVVSYAKDLGTEDTKAAFLLTILGFVDIFARPTCGVIAGLKWVRPRCVYLMGFAMIFNGFTDLMGSMSDTYGGLVVFCIFFGISYGMVGALQFEVLMAIVGTQRFSSAIGLVLLAEAIAVFIGPPSAGKILDATHRYMFVFLIAGVEVTISAIVLTTGNFFCIKKKPEEPHCKEEVAEIGELHKLQEKATEGEGEKPEAAETDQFLKEEDKQNGEVVTNPETCV from the exons AAGTCCAATAAAGGCCCCTGATGGCGGCTGGAGCTGGGCCGTGCTCTTCGGATGTTTTGTCATCACCGGGTTCTCCTATGCCTTTCCTAAGGCAGTCAGCGTGTTTTTTAAGGAACTTATCAGAGAATTTGGGGTCGGATACAGTGACACAGCCTGGATTTCTTCCATCTTACTCGCTATGTTATATGGAACAG GTCCCCTGTGCAGCATCTGTGTAAACCGCTTTGGGTGCCGGCCGGTAATGATGGTTGGCGGTCTGTTTGCCTCGCTCGGGATGGTGTGCGCGTCATTCTGTACAAGTATCATCACCGTATACCTCACTGCTGGAGTCATCACAG GTTTGGGCCTGGCTTTGAATTTCCAGCCTTCACTCATCATGTTAAACAGATACTTTGACAAACGCCGTCCACTGGCCAATGGTCTTGCCGCAGCTGGAAGTCCCGTCTTCCTCTGTTGCCTGTCCCCATTGGGGCAGATCCTCCAGCATAAGTTCGGCTGGCGTGGTGGCTTTCTTAtcctcgggggtcttcttctgaacTGCTGTGCATGTGGTGCACTAATGAGACCTTTGGAACCAACAAAGGAAGAGAaacaaaagataaaagaaaaagagatAGAGGAGAGCAAAGATTTACAAAAAAAACCAAGAAAGCTTCTGGACTTCACAGTGTTCAGAGACCGGGGCTTCGTTATCTACACAATTGCTGCCTCCATTATGGTTTTGGGGCTTTTTGTGCCACCTGTTTTTGTGGTCAGCTATGCAAAAGACCTCGGCACAGAAGACACAAAGGCAGCGTTTCTCCTCACCATCCTTGGATTTGTCGACATATTTGCTAGACCTACCTGTGGTGTCATTGCGGGTCTAAAATGGGTGCGACCACGCTGCGTCTATCTCATGGGCTTTGCCATGATCTTTAATGGTTTTACCGATTTGATGGGCTCTATGTCTGATACCTACGGGGGCTTGGTGGTCTTCTGCATCTTCTTTGGAATCTCGTATGGAATGGTCGGTGCTCTGCAGTTTGAAGTCCTCATGGCCATTGTCGGCACGCAAAGGTTCTCCAGCGCTATTGGATTGGTGCTCTTGGCAGAGGCTATAGCAGTTTTCATTGGACCTCCCTCAGCAG GAAAGATTTTGGATGCCACCCACAGATACATGTTTGTGTTCCTCATCGCCGGTGTGGAAGTGACCATATCAGCTATAGTCCTGACTACTGGCAATTTCTTCTGCATCAAGAAAAAACCTGAAGAGCCACATTGCAAAGAAGAGGTTGCAGAAATCGGAGAACTCCATAAACTTCAAGAAAAGGCAACCGAGGGCGAAGGCGAGAAGCCAGAGGCGGCCGAAACAGATCAGTTTTTGAAAGAGGAGGATAAACAGAATGGCGAAGTGGTGACAAATCCCGAGACGTGTGTGTGA